A single window of Ovis canadensis isolate MfBH-ARS-UI-01 breed Bighorn chromosome 17, ARS-UI_OviCan_v2, whole genome shotgun sequence DNA harbors:
- the ZNF605 gene encoding zinc finger protein 605 isoform X2, with translation MIKSQISFEDVAVNFTLEEWQLLNPTQKTLYRDVMLENYSNLVLLGYQVIKPETIFRLEQEKPWLLDEEILSQNFSEKVWLDNNLKMWHQDNQDKLKSLERGHEYDIFERMFHLGINFDHLEMRSHKCGTGEKSLKHPFDFLIPKSNCERKKLDELNRKLLFCIKPARTYGGIKYSDGNTCRKVSSKEPGLIMSHIAHTGVCLCMECGKVFNKKSQLIIHQRTHTGEKPYGCRDCGKAFSQKSLLTIHQRTHSGEKPYGCGECQKAFSRKSLLILHQRTHTGEKPYGCSDCGKAFSRKSQLKRHQITHTKEKPYGCSDCGKVFSQKLKLITHQRTHTGEKPYRCSDCGKAFFWKSQLITHQRVHTGKKPYACSECKKAFSRNSLLIRHQRIHTGEKPYECSECGEAFIRKPQLVKHQMTHTGEKNYQCSNCEEAFFKKSELIKHQKVHLGQKPYGCVECGKTFFGKSQLLTHQRTHTGEKPYECSACGKAFTQKSSLVSHQRTHTGEKPYECSECGKTFSEKSSLIHHQRTHTGEKPFECGECRKAFAWKPQLLRHQRIHTGEKPYGCSECGKAFVQKVQLIKHQRNHTGEKTYGCNDCAKAFFEKAQLIIHQRIHTGERPYKCEECGKSFTRKSHLMRHQRIHTGDKYCGCSECGTVFHRKAQLLVHQRSHML, from the exons ATATCGTTTGAAGATGTGGCTGTGAATTTCACATTGGAGGAGTGGCAGCTGCTTAATCCTACTCAGAAGACCTTGTACAGAGACGTGATGTTGGAGAACTATAGCAATCTAGTTTTATTGG GTTATCAAGTTATCAAACCTGAGACCATCTTCAGGCTGGAGCAAGAAAAGCCATGGTTATTAGATGAAGAAATCCTAAGTCAAAACTTCTCAG aaaaagTCTGGCTAGATAATAATCTCAAAATGTGGCATCAGGATAATCAAGACAAGCTTAAAAGTTTGGAGAGAGGCCATGAATATGACATCTTTGAGAGAATGTTTCATTTAGGCATTAACTTTGATCATTTAGAAATGAGATCCCATAAATGTGGCACAGGTGAAAAAAGTCTGAAGCATCCTTTTGATTTTCTTATTCCAAAAAGTAactgtgaaagaaagaaacttgatGAGCTTAAtaggaaattattattttgtattaaacCTGCCAGAACTTATGGTGGAATAAAATACTCTGATGGCAATACATGTAGAAAAGTCAGCAGTAAAGAGCCAGGACTCATTATGAGCCATATAGCACACACAGGAGTCTGTTTGTGCATGGAATGTGGCAAGGTTTTTAACAAAAAGTCACAGCTCATTATACATCAAAGAACTCATACAGGAGAGAAGCCCTATGGATGCCGGGACTGTGGGAAAGCTTTCTCCCAGAAGTCATTGCTCACTATTCATCAAAGGACTCATTCAGGAGAAAAACCATATGGGTGTGGGGAATGTCAGAAAGCTTTCAGTAGGAAGTCACTGCTCATTTTACATCAGAGAACTCACACAGGAGAGAAGCCCTATGGCTGCAGTGACTGCGGGAAAGCCTTCAGCAGGAAGTCACAGCTTAAAAGACATCAGATAACCCATACGAAAGAGAAGCCCTATGGCTGCAGTGACTGTGGGAAAGTCTTCTCCCAGAAATTAAAGCTCATTACACATCAGAGGACACACACAGGCGAGAAGCCCTACAGATGTAGTGATTGTGGAAAAGCCTTCTTTTGGAAGTCACAGCTTATTACTCATCAGAGGGTTCATACGGGGAAGAAGCCATATGCTTGTAGTGAGTGTAAAAAAGCCTTCAGCAGGAACTCACTCCTCATCAGGCATCAGAGGATccatacaggagagaaaccctatgaatgcaGTGAATGTGGTGAAGCCTTCATCAGAAAACCACAACTTGTTAAACATCAAATGACTCATACAGGAGAGAAGAACTATCAGTGCAGTAATTGTGAGGAAGCCTTCTTTAAGAAGTCAGAACTAATTAAACATCAAAAGGTTCATTTAGGACAAAAACCCTATGGATGTGTTGAATGTGGAAAAACCTTCTTTGGAAAGTCACAGCTCCTGACACATCAAAgaactcacactggagagaaaccttatgaatgtagtgcctgtgggaaagccttcactCAGAAGTCCAGCCTGGTGTCCCATCAGAGGacacatacaggggagaaaccttatgaatgcagtgaatgtgggaaaaccTTCAGTGAGAAGTCAAGTCTCATTCACCATCAGAGAACccatactggagaaaaaccctTCGAATGTGGTGAGTGTAGGAAAGCTTTTGCCTGGAAGCCACAGCTTCTTaggcatcagagaattcatacaggGGAGAAACCCTATGGATGCAGTGAATGTGGAAAGGCATTTGTTCAGAAAGTACAGCTCATTAAACATCAGAGAAATCATACAGGAGAGAAGACCTATGGATGCAAtgactgtgcaaaagctttctttGAGAAGGCACAGCTCATTatacatcagagaattcatacaggAGAGAGACCCTATAAATGTGAGGAATGTGGGAAGTCTTTCACTAGGAAGTCGCACCTTATGAGGCATCAGAGGATCCATACAGGGGATAAGTACTGTGGATGCAGTGAATGTGGGACTGTCTTCCACAGGAAGGCGCAGCTCCTGGTTCATCAGAGAAGTCATATGCTGTAG
- the ZNF605 gene encoding zinc finger protein 605 isoform X1, producing MDDIISNKIPIASLGHGSQEQDLCEISFEDVAVNFTLEEWQLLNPTQKTLYRDVMLENYSNLVLLGYQVIKPETIFRLEQEKPWLLDEEILSQNFSEKVWLDNNLKMWHQDNQDKLKSLERGHEYDIFERMFHLGINFDHLEMRSHKCGTGEKSLKHPFDFLIPKSNCERKKLDELNRKLLFCIKPARTYGGIKYSDGNTCRKVSSKEPGLIMSHIAHTGVCLCMECGKVFNKKSQLIIHQRTHTGEKPYGCRDCGKAFSQKSLLTIHQRTHSGEKPYGCGECQKAFSRKSLLILHQRTHTGEKPYGCSDCGKAFSRKSQLKRHQITHTKEKPYGCSDCGKVFSQKLKLITHQRTHTGEKPYRCSDCGKAFFWKSQLITHQRVHTGKKPYACSECKKAFSRNSLLIRHQRIHTGEKPYECSECGEAFIRKPQLVKHQMTHTGEKNYQCSNCEEAFFKKSELIKHQKVHLGQKPYGCVECGKTFFGKSQLLTHQRTHTGEKPYECSACGKAFTQKSSLVSHQRTHTGEKPYECSECGKTFSEKSSLIHHQRTHTGEKPFECGECRKAFAWKPQLLRHQRIHTGEKPYGCSECGKAFVQKVQLIKHQRNHTGEKTYGCNDCAKAFFEKAQLIIHQRIHTGERPYKCEECGKSFTRKSHLMRHQRIHTGDKYCGCSECGTVFHRKAQLLVHQRSHML from the exons ATATCGTTTGAAGATGTGGCTGTGAATTTCACATTGGAGGAGTGGCAGCTGCTTAATCCTACTCAGAAGACCTTGTACAGAGACGTGATGTTGGAGAACTATAGCAATCTAGTTTTATTGG GTTATCAAGTTATCAAACCTGAGACCATCTTCAGGCTGGAGCAAGAAAAGCCATGGTTATTAGATGAAGAAATCCTAAGTCAAAACTTCTCAG aaaaagTCTGGCTAGATAATAATCTCAAAATGTGGCATCAGGATAATCAAGACAAGCTTAAAAGTTTGGAGAGAGGCCATGAATATGACATCTTTGAGAGAATGTTTCATTTAGGCATTAACTTTGATCATTTAGAAATGAGATCCCATAAATGTGGCACAGGTGAAAAAAGTCTGAAGCATCCTTTTGATTTTCTTATTCCAAAAAGTAactgtgaaagaaagaaacttgatGAGCTTAAtaggaaattattattttgtattaaacCTGCCAGAACTTATGGTGGAATAAAATACTCTGATGGCAATACATGTAGAAAAGTCAGCAGTAAAGAGCCAGGACTCATTATGAGCCATATAGCACACACAGGAGTCTGTTTGTGCATGGAATGTGGCAAGGTTTTTAACAAAAAGTCACAGCTCATTATACATCAAAGAACTCATACAGGAGAGAAGCCCTATGGATGCCGGGACTGTGGGAAAGCTTTCTCCCAGAAGTCATTGCTCACTATTCATCAAAGGACTCATTCAGGAGAAAAACCATATGGGTGTGGGGAATGTCAGAAAGCTTTCAGTAGGAAGTCACTGCTCATTTTACATCAGAGAACTCACACAGGAGAGAAGCCCTATGGCTGCAGTGACTGCGGGAAAGCCTTCAGCAGGAAGTCACAGCTTAAAAGACATCAGATAACCCATACGAAAGAGAAGCCCTATGGCTGCAGTGACTGTGGGAAAGTCTTCTCCCAGAAATTAAAGCTCATTACACATCAGAGGACACACACAGGCGAGAAGCCCTACAGATGTAGTGATTGTGGAAAAGCCTTCTTTTGGAAGTCACAGCTTATTACTCATCAGAGGGTTCATACGGGGAAGAAGCCATATGCTTGTAGTGAGTGTAAAAAAGCCTTCAGCAGGAACTCACTCCTCATCAGGCATCAGAGGATccatacaggagagaaaccctatgaatgcaGTGAATGTGGTGAAGCCTTCATCAGAAAACCACAACTTGTTAAACATCAAATGACTCATACAGGAGAGAAGAACTATCAGTGCAGTAATTGTGAGGAAGCCTTCTTTAAGAAGTCAGAACTAATTAAACATCAAAAGGTTCATTTAGGACAAAAACCCTATGGATGTGTTGAATGTGGAAAAACCTTCTTTGGAAAGTCACAGCTCCTGACACATCAAAgaactcacactggagagaaaccttatgaatgtagtgcctgtgggaaagccttcactCAGAAGTCCAGCCTGGTGTCCCATCAGAGGacacatacaggggagaaaccttatgaatgcagtgaatgtgggaaaaccTTCAGTGAGAAGTCAAGTCTCATTCACCATCAGAGAACccatactggagaaaaaccctTCGAATGTGGTGAGTGTAGGAAAGCTTTTGCCTGGAAGCCACAGCTTCTTaggcatcagagaattcatacaggGGAGAAACCCTATGGATGCAGTGAATGTGGAAAGGCATTTGTTCAGAAAGTACAGCTCATTAAACATCAGAGAAATCATACAGGAGAGAAGACCTATGGATGCAAtgactgtgcaaaagctttctttGAGAAGGCACAGCTCATTatacatcagagaattcatacaggAGAGAGACCCTATAAATGTGAGGAATGTGGGAAGTCTTTCACTAGGAAGTCGCACCTTATGAGGCATCAGAGGATCCATACAGGGGATAAGTACTGTGGATGCAGTGAATGTGGGACTGTCTTCCACAGGAAGGCGCAGCTCCTGGTTCATCAGAGAAGTCATATGCTGTAG
- the ZNF605 gene encoding zinc finger protein 605 isoform X4, whose translation MLENYSNLVLLGYQVIKPETIFRLEQEKPWLLDEEILSQNFSEKVWLDNNLKMWHQDNQDKLKSLERGHEYDIFERMFHLGINFDHLEMRSHKCGTGEKSLKHPFDFLIPKSNCERKKLDELNRKLLFCIKPARTYGGIKYSDGNTCRKVSSKEPGLIMSHIAHTGVCLCMECGKVFNKKSQLIIHQRTHTGEKPYGCRDCGKAFSQKSLLTIHQRTHSGEKPYGCGECQKAFSRKSLLILHQRTHTGEKPYGCSDCGKAFSRKSQLKRHQITHTKEKPYGCSDCGKVFSQKLKLITHQRTHTGEKPYRCSDCGKAFFWKSQLITHQRVHTGKKPYACSECKKAFSRNSLLIRHQRIHTGEKPYECSECGEAFIRKPQLVKHQMTHTGEKNYQCSNCEEAFFKKSELIKHQKVHLGQKPYGCVECGKTFFGKSQLLTHQRTHTGEKPYECSACGKAFTQKSSLVSHQRTHTGEKPYECSECGKTFSEKSSLIHHQRTHTGEKPFECGECRKAFAWKPQLLRHQRIHTGEKPYGCSECGKAFVQKVQLIKHQRNHTGEKTYGCNDCAKAFFEKAQLIIHQRIHTGERPYKCEECGKSFTRKSHLMRHQRIHTGDKYCGCSECGTVFHRKAQLLVHQRSHML comes from the exons ATGTTGGAGAACTATAGCAATCTAGTTTTATTGG GTTATCAAGTTATCAAACCTGAGACCATCTTCAGGCTGGAGCAAGAAAAGCCATGGTTATTAGATGAAGAAATCCTAAGTCAAAACTTCTCAG aaaaagTCTGGCTAGATAATAATCTCAAAATGTGGCATCAGGATAATCAAGACAAGCTTAAAAGTTTGGAGAGAGGCCATGAATATGACATCTTTGAGAGAATGTTTCATTTAGGCATTAACTTTGATCATTTAGAAATGAGATCCCATAAATGTGGCACAGGTGAAAAAAGTCTGAAGCATCCTTTTGATTTTCTTATTCCAAAAAGTAactgtgaaagaaagaaacttgatGAGCTTAAtaggaaattattattttgtattaaacCTGCCAGAACTTATGGTGGAATAAAATACTCTGATGGCAATACATGTAGAAAAGTCAGCAGTAAAGAGCCAGGACTCATTATGAGCCATATAGCACACACAGGAGTCTGTTTGTGCATGGAATGTGGCAAGGTTTTTAACAAAAAGTCACAGCTCATTATACATCAAAGAACTCATACAGGAGAGAAGCCCTATGGATGCCGGGACTGTGGGAAAGCTTTCTCCCAGAAGTCATTGCTCACTATTCATCAAAGGACTCATTCAGGAGAAAAACCATATGGGTGTGGGGAATGTCAGAAAGCTTTCAGTAGGAAGTCACTGCTCATTTTACATCAGAGAACTCACACAGGAGAGAAGCCCTATGGCTGCAGTGACTGCGGGAAAGCCTTCAGCAGGAAGTCACAGCTTAAAAGACATCAGATAACCCATACGAAAGAGAAGCCCTATGGCTGCAGTGACTGTGGGAAAGTCTTCTCCCAGAAATTAAAGCTCATTACACATCAGAGGACACACACAGGCGAGAAGCCCTACAGATGTAGTGATTGTGGAAAAGCCTTCTTTTGGAAGTCACAGCTTATTACTCATCAGAGGGTTCATACGGGGAAGAAGCCATATGCTTGTAGTGAGTGTAAAAAAGCCTTCAGCAGGAACTCACTCCTCATCAGGCATCAGAGGATccatacaggagagaaaccctatgaatgcaGTGAATGTGGTGAAGCCTTCATCAGAAAACCACAACTTGTTAAACATCAAATGACTCATACAGGAGAGAAGAACTATCAGTGCAGTAATTGTGAGGAAGCCTTCTTTAAGAAGTCAGAACTAATTAAACATCAAAAGGTTCATTTAGGACAAAAACCCTATGGATGTGTTGAATGTGGAAAAACCTTCTTTGGAAAGTCACAGCTCCTGACACATCAAAgaactcacactggagagaaaccttatgaatgtagtgcctgtgggaaagccttcactCAGAAGTCCAGCCTGGTGTCCCATCAGAGGacacatacaggggagaaaccttatgaatgcagtgaatgtgggaaaaccTTCAGTGAGAAGTCAAGTCTCATTCACCATCAGAGAACccatactggagaaaaaccctTCGAATGTGGTGAGTGTAGGAAAGCTTTTGCCTGGAAGCCACAGCTTCTTaggcatcagagaattcatacaggGGAGAAACCCTATGGATGCAGTGAATGTGGAAAGGCATTTGTTCAGAAAGTACAGCTCATTAAACATCAGAGAAATCATACAGGAGAGAAGACCTATGGATGCAAtgactgtgcaaaagctttctttGAGAAGGCACAGCTCATTatacatcagagaattcatacaggAGAGAGACCCTATAAATGTGAGGAATGTGGGAAGTCTTTCACTAGGAAGTCGCACCTTATGAGGCATCAGAGGATCCATACAGGGGATAAGTACTGTGGATGCAGTGAATGTGGGACTGTCTTCCACAGGAAGGCGCAGCTCCTGGTTCATCAGAGAAGTCATATGCTGTAG
- the ZNF605 gene encoding zinc finger protein 605 isoform X3, which yields MAQISFEDVAVNFTLEEWQLLNPTQKTLYRDVMLENYSNLVLLGYQVIKPETIFRLEQEKPWLLDEEILSQNFSEKVWLDNNLKMWHQDNQDKLKSLERGHEYDIFERMFHLGINFDHLEMRSHKCGTGEKSLKHPFDFLIPKSNCERKKLDELNRKLLFCIKPARTYGGIKYSDGNTCRKVSSKEPGLIMSHIAHTGVCLCMECGKVFNKKSQLIIHQRTHTGEKPYGCRDCGKAFSQKSLLTIHQRTHSGEKPYGCGECQKAFSRKSLLILHQRTHTGEKPYGCSDCGKAFSRKSQLKRHQITHTKEKPYGCSDCGKVFSQKLKLITHQRTHTGEKPYRCSDCGKAFFWKSQLITHQRVHTGKKPYACSECKKAFSRNSLLIRHQRIHTGEKPYECSECGEAFIRKPQLVKHQMTHTGEKNYQCSNCEEAFFKKSELIKHQKVHLGQKPYGCVECGKTFFGKSQLLTHQRTHTGEKPYECSACGKAFTQKSSLVSHQRTHTGEKPYECSECGKTFSEKSSLIHHQRTHTGEKPFECGECRKAFAWKPQLLRHQRIHTGEKPYGCSECGKAFVQKVQLIKHQRNHTGEKTYGCNDCAKAFFEKAQLIIHQRIHTGERPYKCEECGKSFTRKSHLMRHQRIHTGDKYCGCSECGTVFHRKAQLLVHQRSHML from the exons ATATCGTTTGAAGATGTGGCTGTGAATTTCACATTGGAGGAGTGGCAGCTGCTTAATCCTACTCAGAAGACCTTGTACAGAGACGTGATGTTGGAGAACTATAGCAATCTAGTTTTATTGG GTTATCAAGTTATCAAACCTGAGACCATCTTCAGGCTGGAGCAAGAAAAGCCATGGTTATTAGATGAAGAAATCCTAAGTCAAAACTTCTCAG aaaaagTCTGGCTAGATAATAATCTCAAAATGTGGCATCAGGATAATCAAGACAAGCTTAAAAGTTTGGAGAGAGGCCATGAATATGACATCTTTGAGAGAATGTTTCATTTAGGCATTAACTTTGATCATTTAGAAATGAGATCCCATAAATGTGGCACAGGTGAAAAAAGTCTGAAGCATCCTTTTGATTTTCTTATTCCAAAAAGTAactgtgaaagaaagaaacttgatGAGCTTAAtaggaaattattattttgtattaaacCTGCCAGAACTTATGGTGGAATAAAATACTCTGATGGCAATACATGTAGAAAAGTCAGCAGTAAAGAGCCAGGACTCATTATGAGCCATATAGCACACACAGGAGTCTGTTTGTGCATGGAATGTGGCAAGGTTTTTAACAAAAAGTCACAGCTCATTATACATCAAAGAACTCATACAGGAGAGAAGCCCTATGGATGCCGGGACTGTGGGAAAGCTTTCTCCCAGAAGTCATTGCTCACTATTCATCAAAGGACTCATTCAGGAGAAAAACCATATGGGTGTGGGGAATGTCAGAAAGCTTTCAGTAGGAAGTCACTGCTCATTTTACATCAGAGAACTCACACAGGAGAGAAGCCCTATGGCTGCAGTGACTGCGGGAAAGCCTTCAGCAGGAAGTCACAGCTTAAAAGACATCAGATAACCCATACGAAAGAGAAGCCCTATGGCTGCAGTGACTGTGGGAAAGTCTTCTCCCAGAAATTAAAGCTCATTACACATCAGAGGACACACACAGGCGAGAAGCCCTACAGATGTAGTGATTGTGGAAAAGCCTTCTTTTGGAAGTCACAGCTTATTACTCATCAGAGGGTTCATACGGGGAAGAAGCCATATGCTTGTAGTGAGTGTAAAAAAGCCTTCAGCAGGAACTCACTCCTCATCAGGCATCAGAGGATccatacaggagagaaaccctatgaatgcaGTGAATGTGGTGAAGCCTTCATCAGAAAACCACAACTTGTTAAACATCAAATGACTCATACAGGAGAGAAGAACTATCAGTGCAGTAATTGTGAGGAAGCCTTCTTTAAGAAGTCAGAACTAATTAAACATCAAAAGGTTCATTTAGGACAAAAACCCTATGGATGTGTTGAATGTGGAAAAACCTTCTTTGGAAAGTCACAGCTCCTGACACATCAAAgaactcacactggagagaaaccttatgaatgtagtgcctgtgggaaagccttcactCAGAAGTCCAGCCTGGTGTCCCATCAGAGGacacatacaggggagaaaccttatgaatgcagtgaatgtgggaaaaccTTCAGTGAGAAGTCAAGTCTCATTCACCATCAGAGAACccatactggagaaaaaccctTCGAATGTGGTGAGTGTAGGAAAGCTTTTGCCTGGAAGCCACAGCTTCTTaggcatcagagaattcatacaggGGAGAAACCCTATGGATGCAGTGAATGTGGAAAGGCATTTGTTCAGAAAGTACAGCTCATTAAACATCAGAGAAATCATACAGGAGAGAAGACCTATGGATGCAAtgactgtgcaaaagctttctttGAGAAGGCACAGCTCATTatacatcagagaattcatacaggAGAGAGACCCTATAAATGTGAGGAATGTGGGAAGTCTTTCACTAGGAAGTCGCACCTTATGAGGCATCAGAGGATCCATACAGGGGATAAGTACTGTGGATGCAGTGAATGTGGGACTGTCTTCCACAGGAAGGCGCAGCTCCTGGTTCATCAGAGAAGTCATATGCTGTAG